gGTTATTACTGGCTCTCGGAGCACGGAGTCCCACCTCTGGACGGCGAGAGGGGAGCAGGCATAGCGCGCACACCTTCCTTGGCCCCGCCACCATGGCACTGGCAGGGAGGGACGCGCGAACCTAACATTTGGAACCGCCCTCAGCAGAGTTTGCAAGCGGGCTCTGCGGGACCGCTTAGCAGGGAGAGATACCCTGGCCCATTTGTTTCGCTTCAGCTCGGGGTGGgaacgcagaaggcagaggaaatcTGTGCCTCTCAGCGTTCAACCCTCAAAGACTCCTTTGGggtgactgggaggggaaggcaaggggtggggccagccagtggtgggatcacccaaccGGGCGCCACAGCAAAGGGACGAAAGAGCCAAAGAGAGGCATGCAGCTCTGGATCCTCAGGttgtcaccaccaccaccccatatCATTTCAGATGGGTTGctgtccattcttttctttaaagcctccagtgttcTACAGGCCAGTTGTTGTTACACTTattaactgtcctcactgttaggaagtttctccttaattcgaaGTTAATTCtccccttcattagtttccatcgtttcttgtcctgccctcaggtgttttggagaataggttgacctcctcttcttttttgcagcctctcaaatactgctatcatgtcacccccaatccttcttttctctaccaTAGATTAACCATTCTTCTCAAAGAACGAAATAAGAGTTGTTTggaatgatctgtttttaacaaacctgtaaTGGCTTTTAATTATAACTTTGCTTCTAGATatttgcagatctgtttttttattatcttttccaggatcttcccaggtattgattttgggctgattggtttgtagtttcctggatttctttttttttcttcctttcttgaaAATGAGAACCGCATCCGTTCTTTTCAGATTCATTGTTGTTCTATTGGTCTCCATGTGCAGGAGATGAAAGGGGGTTCATTATTTCTgttacatctttgatttttgcttcAGGGAGATAGCATACCTGCCTAGATCAACTATCTGCTCTGCAGACTATAGTTTCTGTTCCCCTAAAAATTGAATTGCCTGTCACTGAAACTCGCCTTCTTTCCCTAGAAAATTCTGGGATATTTTCTTCCTGTTGCAGAAATGCTGGGTTTTGCCTCTTTTTTAGAAACTATTGAAGACTGCTCTTTTGTGGGTGACTGCATATTCCCTTCCAGGGGGAGAACATGAAAGTGATTGTTCAGTTCCAGAGGGTCCTCATTGGAGTGGATTGGATAGATAGAAGGGGCTTTGCTCTCGGTTGTTGTTTATTTTCTGAAAGTGATAGGCTTCCATTCCTCTTTAGGTTCATATATAGGGtcaattttttaaatggaaactgTTTGTTCCCTATTGTGTTCAAACTGCATTGCTGGTCCCAATCAATGTATTTGCATCCTCCCTAAACTATAAAACATTAGGAAGCCATTCTAGGAGGAAGACATATTCAATCTGTGCTGGCCCAAAGAACAACATCCATGAATATCTACATGGGTTGTACTCTGTACACAAGTAGATCTACCTGGCACATATAAATCCTATGGGGGCTCTTTGCAGTTTGTCTCACGTCATGCAGCAGCACCGTCCCAAAAACAGGGCGAAATGGAAAAGGCAGTGATCATTCCCAGTTCAGGCAGGCAAATGCGAGGCAACTGGGACTCCTTCAGCATCCCCTCTACTTGTACTAAGAAACGGGAAGGGGACGCCAGCTCCACAGTGAGGATCCCAGCATTGCTTTGATTCTGGGGGAGGGAATATAGTCTTCCAGCTATTGTTTGGCTATTTGGAGAGCTGAAGAAACTAAATTTCTTCAGCTCTCCAAATAGAGTGCGGGGAGCGTTTTGCTaaatcttcctctcttcttcacttcttttatcttcttcctgCAGGTGCAACCAGGAAAACCTTTGGAGGAAGCTCTGCTTGCAGGATCCCATCTGGCTCAGTCACCTGGACCAGAGGTTTCATCTTCtcagcttttggactcgtgctggagcccatcctcctgCCCATCTTCCAACCTTTTGGCCAAAGTTCTGCTTGTTACAGTTTCCTTGGATGGAAAGCCCTGGAAGTGAGCAGCCCCTGGAAATTATGCAGAGGGGGGAACACTTTGGCCAAAGGTGCCCTCAGGGGAATCTGGGGAGACACTCAAAATGCTCCAAGTGCGGGAAATCCTTTGCTCACCGGTCCTTCCTTTTGATCCATCGGAAGCTGCATATGGGAAATGGATCCCACCTGTGTTTTCTTTGTGGAAACTCCTTTCCTGGAATGTGGAGCTTTGCCAAACATCTCCGGAGCCACCCTGGACTGAAGCCTTACAAATGCGGAGAGTGCGGGAAGCATTTTGCTAAAGGATCGGACCTTGGAGCCCATCAGCGAATCCACCAGGGAAAGAGATCTCAGGAATCCTGGAAGCGCTGGGGAAGATTTCCTGGGAGACGGCGTCTTTCTAGGCTTCAGAACAGCCCGACTAAAGAGAAGCCCTGCAAGTGTGTGCAATGTGGGCTGTGCTTTTCTCAAACCTCGCAGCTGCTTAAACATCAGCAAATCCACACCAGAGAGAAACCTTATCAATGTCTggagtgtgggaaatgtttccaTTATAAACAATTGTTTAGAAAGCATGAGATTATTCACACAGGGCAGAGTCCTTATaaatgctttgagtgtggaaaatgtttcactAGGAACTCATCTCTTTACAAAcataataaaacacacacaaaggAGGAAAGCAAAATGTGCCCAGAATGTGGGAAATCTTTTTCCAGGAAATCATACCTGCTGCAACATCAGAAAATTCACACAGGAGAAAGATCCTATCAGTGCCCAGAATGTGGGAGATGTTTTGGCTACAAGTCAAACCTAATtcaacaccagaggattcacactggGGACAGACCCTATCAATGCTCAGAATGTGGGAAAGGATTTCTCAGTTCTTCTAAACTTCGGAGCCACCAAAGGACACACACGGGAGAAAAACTATATAAATGTAATGATTgtgataaatatttttcttttaaggaaACTCTTTTTCAACATCAGAGTATCCATACAGGGGTGAAGCCCTATATGTGCATTGAGTGTGGAACATTTTTCCGTACAATACAAAGTCTCAGAAATCATGAGAATGTtcatagaggggaaaaaaagttcaaaTGTTTAGACTGTGGGAAAGCATTTGCTCATTCATCATCCCTTAGAATTCACTGCCAAACCCATACGGGTGAGAAATGCCACAAATGTTCAGTGTGTGAAAAATCTTTTACCCGGAAAGATACACTTGTGATGCATCAGAGAAGCCACTTAGAGAAGCAATATAAATGTCCGGAGTGTGAGAAATGTTTTGCCAGAAAGTCACAACTAATTCAACATCAGATACTTCACACTGGAGAAAGACCCTAtcaatgcccagaatgtgggaGATGTTTTGGCACAAAGTCACACCTAATTCGACAtcagaaacttcacactggagatAGACCTTatcaatgcccagaatgtgagaaAACATTTGTGGAGTCTGCTGAACTTCGGAGACATCAGAAGGGGCACACAGGAGAGAGGCCCTATAAATGTGGGGAGTGTGGGAAAGGTTTTCTCACAGCAACACTGCTTCGGGTTCATCAGagaatccacacgggggagaaaccatACCTGTGTGTggagtgtgggaaatgtttttcCCAAAAACAACACCTTGCAAGGCATGAAAAGGTCCATACACGAGTGAAGACATAGAGATGCATAGAATGCAGTAATGTTTTGCTCAAAAGTGAGACATCAGAAAAATCATATGGAAAAAGCCCTAATAGACCCTGATGGTAGAACAGTTTTTCATAGTTGTTCAACCCTTAAAAGTCATATGATTGTGGGAGAGCATTTTCTTGTCAATAGTCCCTTCAAAATCACACTCTAATCCATATAGGAAAGATGCACTTTAAATGTTAGAAGTGTGGTGTATGGTTTGCCTGGAAAAATACTCTTTCAGCATCAGCGAATTCTTACTGGAGAGAAACTTTTATCAGGGCTTGGAATGTGGCAAAGATTTTTATCTGATCATCAGGTGCACATGAAAAATCCACACAGGAGGAAAACCTTACAGGTGTATAACATGACAATACTTTTCCTTGCCAGTTGGAAGATCTTGCCTCCTAAAGTTTGTCCATTAAAATTACCTCCTTAGAAATTTTCTTGCCAAGTTAAATTttgtttcaatttaaaaaatttttaattctaagatgtgaatatgaaaaTCTGATATGAGTGTGAAAACCTAATATCTAATGTGAAATTGTCTGGAATCGCTTGAGCAGgcaaggtaggactagaagagtACAGCTCTTTTATTTTGTGGTagctcccttctagccctatgattctaagaatttaaaaagaaaaatggaaatggaaatggatgaaaagcaaaaggagggttcatttaatgaccattcgatgttacagtggcactgaaaaaagtaacttatgaccatttctcagcaTCccgaaggtcatgtgatcaaaattcagatgcttgaccgcTGACTCTCATGTCTgaaggttgcagtgttccaggtcaCCCGATCTCCTTTTGGGACcttttgacaagtaaagtcaagggagaatccagattcacttaacagccatgtgactatctaaacaactgcagtgattcagttaacaattgtggcaagaaaggtcataaattggtGAAAACTCACTTAAGTGTTTtagttaacagaaattttgggctcaatagtggtTGAAAGTAGAGGACTATCTATGATCAATTGAGAGTTGTTAGAACAGGAACATGGAGAATATGACTGAGCTGCCTCTAAATACTACAGTTTGTTTTTTGCTATGTTATAGAGCCCCCGATTACAATCTCAGTCATACAAATAAATTAActgcactactaacatgggcagctTCCTGCCTGCACCCCCTTGTCTTTCTTGGTGGTCTTAATttgcctcttattaattggatccTAAACAAGTGTGCAACTGAACCTGTACATGTAAccatgtacaatgctgttacaactcTGGGGCTGGAGCAGTTGGTAACGGGCAACTCTAGGCTCAACAATTGCTTAGATCTCTTCTACTGTAAtacttaaattcaatttatggctTACAAGTTAAAGAACCATTTTCCAACAGCAATCACAGCTTGATAGATTTTTGTCTCAATTTGTGTTCTTGCAAACAGGGTCATAATGACAGTACttaaaattataactttaaaaaagccaactataatCTCATAGCTGCCGACCTCGCATCCCTTGATTGGCATCTTCTGTTCACAGGTTGTAAAAGTGCAGATGACTATAATACTTTTTTACTCTAAATCCATAGTCATTAATCTATACATACCAAAAATGACCTCTAAAgttaaaaagaacaaattacccATAGCAATAAGTAAGTTGCAATCCAAGAAAAAATCTCTTTGGTAAGAAGACAAAACTggttatgtagctaactttaaaagccgctacaaaGCCTTATGCCGCCAGATAAAGAGCAAATGTTCCAACCACTATTGCAAACAGGAGTAAGCGCTGTTAAACTCGAAGTCTACCCAAAGCCTTGTATAATTTTGTTAATGCAAAACATAAAGACTTGAAAATGACCCCACCCTTAAAAGGGTCTGAAGGGGAAGACTGTAACAATGATGTTGTTAAGGCCAACCTTTTCAATAAGtgcttcagttcagtctttgttgaGAGCAATGGCTACTGTCTCTCACTTCCTAGTCGCACCATAAGAAATTGTAGCAATTTACTATATATTGATTTTACAGGAGATAATGTTGAAACGGCACTACAAAACCTAAAGCCATTCCATCTACTGgctccgatggactatgtgcccaTTTTTGGAAAAAGCTTGCTACTGCCCTATCCACAATCTATGAGGTATCTTTTTGAACCAGCTCCCTGCCCAACCtacggtcactagccacagttatACTAATCTTTAAAAAGGGGGACCCTAATTTAGTCAAAAATTACAGTCCAACTCCCTGTATTGCGTTACCTGTAATGTCATGGAATCAATTATATACCAATCCATCATCTGCCACCTAGAGGCAAACAATCTTGCCCTGTAATCTGCAATTTCTACATTGTAAAAACATCTGGGCCACACATCTTGATCAGAGTAAAGCAGtagatgcaatttacacagaCTTCTGTAAAACCTTTATTCAGTGGTGCACAACAAATTACTGTCAAAACTAAGTTCTTACGGCACAAGTAGATAGCCACATTCCTGTCCAACAGgcaacaaatagtcaaaatagggagggcTCTATCAAATCTGGCACCAGTTAACAGGggagtcccccaaggcagcattttcgGACCCACATGCTTTCTGCTTTACATCAACGATCTATGCAATCAAATTAAAAGCAACTGCGTCCTCTTCATTGATGACGTAAAA
This genomic window from Ahaetulla prasina isolate Xishuangbanna chromosome 2, ASM2864084v1, whole genome shotgun sequence contains:
- the LOC131192748 gene encoding zinc finger protein 260-like, coding for MESPGSEQPLEIMQRGEHFGQRCPQGNLGRHSKCSKCGKSFAHRSFLLIHRKLHMGNGSHLCFLCGNSFPGMWSFAKHLRSHPGLKPYKCGECGKHFAKGSDLGAHQRIHQGKRSQESWKRWGRFPGRRRLSRLQNSPTKEKPCKCVQCGLCFSQTSQLLKHQQIHTREKPYQCLECGKCFHYKQLFRKHEIIHTGQSPYKCFECGKCFTRNSSLYKHNKTHTKEESKMCPECGKSFSRKSYLLQHQKIHTGERSYQCPECGRCFGYKSNLIQHQRIHTGDRPYQCSECGKGFLSSSKLRSHQRTHTGEKLYKCNDCDKYFSFKETLFQHQSIHTGVKPYMCIECGTFFRTIQSLRNHENVHRGEKKFKCLDCGKAFAHSSSLRIHCQTHTGEKCHKCSVCEKSFTRKDTLVMHQRSHLEKQYKCPECEKCFARKSQLIQHQILHTGERPYQCPECGRCFGTKSHLIRHQKLHTGDRPYQCPECEKTFVESAELRRHQKGHTGERPYKCGECGKGFLTATLLRVHQRIHTGEKPYLCVECGKCFSQKQHLARHEKVHTRVKT